In Halorubrum sp. BV1, the following proteins share a genomic window:
- a CDS encoding NCS2 family permease, which translates to MGLSDTLSARFDVEERGSDVGTELLAGLTTFLTMSYIIVVNPVILSNAIDAGENTFQLLAVVTIIASVAAMLVMGLYADLPFGLAPGMGLNAFFVVVVMELNVPWETALAAVFLEGVLFIMLTAAGAREYVIRLFPEPVKLSVGAGIGLFLALLGLEQMRIITGSVSLNPVIALDPIAILAAAGILLTFALWARGIRGAIVVGILLTSVFAYLVSALGVEPRPGGADQGLVDTATLAPGISGITYDLAAYDISPLAFAFVEGFQNVEALTFALVVFTFFFVDFFDTAGTLTGLGQAAGMTDESGDLPDIDKPLMADAVGTTVGGLLGTSTVTTYIESSAGIGEGGRTGLTALVVAALFLLSLPFVPLLSAIPSFAPYVALVVVAVMMLQNVTEIDWNDLVHAIPAGLTIIIMPLTSSIAYGIAAGLLSFPVVAVAAGRSEETRLGHWLMALACIGYFAIRFGALAS; encoded by the coding sequence ATGGGGCTTTCAGACACGCTGTCAGCGCGCTTCGACGTAGAGGAGCGCGGTTCCGACGTCGGGACCGAACTTCTCGCCGGACTGACGACGTTCCTCACGATGTCGTACATCATCGTAGTCAATCCGGTGATCCTCTCGAACGCTATCGACGCCGGAGAGAACACGTTCCAGCTGTTGGCTGTGGTGACGATTATCGCGTCGGTCGCGGCAATGCTGGTGATGGGACTGTACGCTGATCTTCCCTTCGGGCTCGCGCCCGGAATGGGGCTCAACGCCTTCTTCGTTGTCGTCGTCATGGAACTCAACGTGCCGTGGGAGACGGCACTCGCGGCCGTGTTCTTGGAGGGAGTCCTGTTCATCATGCTGACCGCGGCCGGCGCGCGTGAGTACGTCATCAGGCTGTTTCCGGAACCGGTCAAGCTGTCCGTCGGTGCCGGGATCGGTCTCTTTCTCGCGTTGCTCGGACTCGAACAGATGCGGATCATCACCGGCTCCGTGAGTCTCAACCCCGTCATCGCCCTCGACCCGATCGCGATCCTCGCGGCGGCCGGAATTCTGCTCACGTTCGCGCTGTGGGCCCGAGGCATCCGCGGCGCTATCGTCGTCGGCATCCTACTCACGAGCGTCTTCGCGTATCTCGTCTCCGCACTTGGGGTCGAGCCTCGTCCGGGCGGTGCAGACCAGGGACTCGTCGATACGGCGACGCTCGCGCCGGGCATCTCCGGTATCACGTACGACCTCGCCGCCTACGACATCTCTCCGCTCGCGTTCGCGTTCGTCGAGGGGTTCCAGAACGTCGAGGCGCTCACATTCGCGCTCGTCGTGTTCACGTTCTTCTTCGTCGACTTCTTCGACACCGCCGGGACGCTCACCGGCCTCGGACAGGCGGCCGGAATGACAGACGAATCCGGTGACCTGCCGGACATCGACAAACCGCTGATGGCCGACGCGGTCGGTACCACGGTGGGCGGACTGCTGGGGACGTCGACGGTGACGACGTACATCGAATCGTCCGCCGGAATCGGCGAGGGCGGTCGGACGGGACTGACCGCGCTCGTCGTCGCAGCCCTGTTCCTTCTCTCGCTGCCGTTCGTACCGCTTCTGTCTGCGATTCCGTCGTTCGCGCCGTACGTCGCACTCGTCGTCGTCGCGGTTATGATGCTTCAGAACGTCACGGAGATCGACTGGAACGACCTCGTGCACGCTATCCCCGCAGGACTGACGATCATCATCATGCCGCTGACGTCGAGTATCGCGTACGGGATCGCCGCCGGCCTGCTGAGCTTTCCCGTGGTCGCGGTGGCCGCCGGCCGCAGCGAGGAGACCCGTCTCGGACACTGGCTGATGGCGCTCGCGTGCATCG